From a single Larimichthys crocea isolate SSNF chromosome XIII, L_crocea_2.0, whole genome shotgun sequence genomic region:
- the ebag9 gene encoding receptor-binding cancer antigen expressed on SiSo cells: protein MAITQFRLFKICTCLASLLSFFKRLICRSGRGRKLSGDQITLPTTVDFSSSVPKQPEIEEWSSWDEEAPTSIKIEGGNGNVSPTNDLDEEPDYFKDMAPTIRKTQKILLKKREPLNYPVPDGSAGFSSRLAASQDMMTFSPPSAELGEMDNWQEDTNAWEDESDAAWEAEEVLRQQKMAEREKRSMEQQRKKMEKEAQRMMKKEQKIAVKLS from the exons ATGGCCATAACTCAGTTCCGTCTTTTCAAGATCTGCACATGTCTAGCCAGCTTACTGTCTTTCTTTAAGAGGTTGATATGCAG GAGTGGAAGAGGTCGCAAGCTCAGCGGTGATCAGATAACTCTCCCGACTACTGTGGATTTTTCATCATCGGTACCAAAACAG CCAGAGATTGAGGAATGGAGCTCTTGGGATGAAGAAGCTCCGACGAGTATCAAGATTGAAGGTGGCAACGGAAACGTTTCCCCGACCAATGACTTAGACGAAGAGCCAGATTACTTCAAAGACATGGCTCCCACCATCAGGAAAACACAGAAG ATTTTGCTGAAGAAGAGGGAGCCTTTGAACTACCCAGTGCCTGACGGCTCAGCAGGTTTCTCCAGCAGACTGGCAGCCTCTCAGGATATGATGACCTTCAGTCCTCCTTCA GCTGAACTGGGAGAAATGGACAACTGGCAGGAGGACACGAACGCCTGGGAGGATGAGTCTGATGCTGCCTGGGAGGCAGAGGAAGTGCTCAG ACAACAGAAGATGGCCGAGAGAGAAAAGCGCTCCATGGAGCAGCAAaggaagaagatggagaaggaggctcagaggatgatgaagaaggAGCAGAAGATTGCAGTGAAGCTCTCGTAA